From a single Raphanus sativus cultivar WK10039 chromosome 3, ASM80110v3, whole genome shotgun sequence genomic region:
- the LOC108835406 gene encoding uncharacterized protein LOC108835406, translated as MTTATEGSRFSVSSIELDLFNDLRASLSNVKQRGAKEIQCKLPDGNKRTKWYKLKSQRLSLIPQPKVYPSSSSVSKSLTPRQAKPEKEVVASEQGNKGSKSIIRSSYKGKDSTSSSSGLRLPLPKMGFFESENDGDKENKEPNASANRRRRHKSKLETLSSQENLSVLGQRKTRK; from the exons ATGACGACAGCAACTGAAGGAAGCAGATTCTCTGTGTCGAGCATTGAGCTTGATCTGTTTAACGACCTGAGAGCCTCTTTAAGTAATGTAAAGCAGAGGGGAGCTAAAGAGATCCAGTGCAAGTTACCAGATGGAAACAAG AGGACTAAATGGTATAAACTGAAAAGTCAACGTTTGAGTCTCATTCCTCAACCAAAAGTctatccttcttcatcttcagtCTCCAAATCTTTGACTCCTCGTCAAGCTAAACCTGAGAAGGAAGTTGTTGCGAGTGAACAAG GGAATAAGGGATCAAAATCTATCATACGATCATCGTATAAAGGGAAGGATTCAACATCATCATCCTCTGGTCTGAGGTTACCATTGCCAAAGATGGGATTCTTCGAGTCG GAGAATGATGGagacaaagaaaacaaagaacCAAACGCTTCTgcaaacagaagaagaagacacaagTCCAAACTTGAGACGCTTTCTTCACAAGAAAACCTCAGCGTTTTGGGCCAACGCAAAACGCGAAAGTGA
- the LOC108845965 gene encoding nuclear transcription factor Y subunit B-1 isoform X1 produces the protein MADTPSSPGGGESGGSVREQDRYLPIANISRIMKRALPPNGKIGKDAKDTVQECVSEFISFVTSEASDRCQKEKRKTVNGEDLLWAMTTLGFEDYLEPLKLYLARYRELEGDNKGSGKSGDSNNRDAAGGASGEDLPSW, from the exons ATGGCGGATACGCCATCGAGCCCCGGCGGCGGAGAAAGCGGCGGTTCGGTTAGGGAGCAGGACCGGTACCTACCGATAGCTAACATAAGCAGGATCATGAAGAGAGCTTTGCCTCCCAACGGAAAGATCGGTAAAGATGCTAAAGACACTGTCCAAGAATGCGTCTCTGAGTTCATCAGCTTCGTCACCAGCGA GGCCAGTGATAGGTGTCAGaaagagaaaaggaaaactGTGAATGGTGAGGATTTGTTGTGGGCAATGACAACGTTGGGATTTGAAGATTACTTGGAGCCCTTAAAGCTATACCTTGCGAGGTACAGGGAG TTGGAG GGGGATAATAAGGGCTCTGGAAAGAGCGGGGATAGTAACAATAGAGATGCAGCTGGGGGTGCTTCCGGTGAAGATTTGCCG AGCTGGTGA
- the LOC108845965 gene encoding nuclear transcription factor Y subunit B-1 isoform X2, protein MADTPSSPGGGESGGSVREQDRYLPIANISRIMKRALPPNGKIGKDAKDTVQECVSEFISFVTSEASDRCQKEKRKTVNGEDLLWAMTTLGFEDYLEPLKLYLARYRELEGDNKGSGKSGDSNNRDAAGGASGEDLPVV, encoded by the exons ATGGCGGATACGCCATCGAGCCCCGGCGGCGGAGAAAGCGGCGGTTCGGTTAGGGAGCAGGACCGGTACCTACCGATAGCTAACATAAGCAGGATCATGAAGAGAGCTTTGCCTCCCAACGGAAAGATCGGTAAAGATGCTAAAGACACTGTCCAAGAATGCGTCTCTGAGTTCATCAGCTTCGTCACCAGCGA GGCCAGTGATAGGTGTCAGaaagagaaaaggaaaactGTGAATGGTGAGGATTTGTTGTGGGCAATGACAACGTTGGGATTTGAAGATTACTTGGAGCCCTTAAAGCTATACCTTGCGAGGTACAGGGAG TTGGAG GGGGATAATAAGGGCTCTGGAAAGAGCGGGGATAGTAACAATAGAGATGCAGCTGGGGGTGCTTCCGGTGAAGATTTGCCGGTAGTATAG
- the LOC130509511 gene encoding basic leucine zipper 25-like isoform X2 produces the protein MKSGFSADDSTDSFCPPPQPSPPPSPPQAQGEGLTRSQSEWAFQMLLEEISGSSISSTDNATGRSSPHVQSESSVSKPEEPSSDDVVEIQKPPHNGSRNRTPSSSSVDEMDPKFLESKLELACAAAVALRVGTVTPEYSSALKQVSPVGSQTQGPQMSPAVSSVSDAPSLDTQKQQDIQSRLATSVSDDSDDDDPDGETVTTVNADDPTDVKRARRMLSNRESARRSRRRKQEHMSDLASQVGQLRDEHSTLLKRLGAMNQKVSTAVVDNRVLKAELETMRTKVKMAEDTVKRMTGINPMVLATPYSVRFDRTLMDSSQPNLNQPDMIPNQGSDNESFASNTVVTLETSCIAFETLPHWDLEAGENKPQE, from the exons ATGAAGTCTGGTTTCTCCGCCGATGATTCCACCGATTCTTTCTGCCCACCACCACAACCATCACCACCACCGTCTCCGCCTCAAGCTCAGGGAGAAGGCTTGACCAGAAGTCAGTCGGAGTGGGCCTTCCAGATGCTTCTGGAAGAGATATCAGGGAGTTCCATCTCCTCTACTGACAACGCAACCGGACGCTCTTCTCCGCATGTCCAGTCTGAGTCGTCCGTTTCAAAACCAGAAGAACCTTCTTCTGACGACGTCGTCGAGATACAAAAGCCGCCGCACAATGGGAGTCGGAACCGTACTCCTTCTTCGTCATCTGTTGACGAGATGGATCCTAAATTCCTCGAGAGCAAGCTTGAACTCGCCTGCGCTGCCGCCGTTGCGCTTCGTGT GGGTACTGTGACGCCGGAATATTCGAGTGCATTGAAGCAGGTTTCTCCGGTTGGATCTCAAACTCAAG gTCCACAAATGTCGCCTGCTGTTTCATCCGTTAGTGATGCTCCCTCATTGGACACCCAGAAACAACAGGATATTCAGTCCAGGCTAGCTACCAGTGTTTCAGATGATTCTGATGACGACGATCCTGATGGAGAGACGGTCACAACAGTAAATGCTGATGATCCTACCGATGTAAAGCGTGCTAGGAG GATGCTTTCAAACCGAGAATCCGCTAGGCGCTCTAGAAGAAGGAAGCAAGAACATATGAGTGACCTTGCTTCACAG GTTGGTCAATTACGCGATGAGCATTCAACTTTGCTTAAGCGTCTTGGTGCCATGAATCAGAAGGTTAGCACCGCTGTTGTCGATAACAGAGTCTTAAAAGCTGAACTCGAGACAATGAGAACAAAG GTGAAGATGGCAGAAGACACTGTGAAAAGAATGACAGGAATCAACCCTATGGTCTTGGCAACGCCCTACAGCGTAAGATTCGATAGGACACTGATGGATTCTTCTCAGCCAAACTTGAATCAGCCCGATATGATTCCAAATCAAGGATCAGATAACGAGAGCTTTGCAAGCAACACGGTTGTTACTTTGGAAACCAGTTGCATTGCTTTTGAAACTCTGCCGCATTGGGATCTGGAAGCAGGGGAAAATAAACCGCAAGAGTGA
- the LOC130509511 gene encoding basic leucine zipper 25-like isoform X1: MKSGFSADDSTDSFCPPPQPSPPPSPPQAQGEGLTRSQSEWAFQMLLEEISGSSISSTDNATGRSSPHVQSESSVSKPEEPSSDDVVEIQKPPHNGSRNRTPSSSSVDEMDPKFLESKLELACAAAVALRMVGTVTPEYSSALKQVSPVGSQTQGPQMSPAVSSVSDAPSLDTQKQQDIQSRLATSVSDDSDDDDPDGETVTTVNADDPTDVKRARRMLSNRESARRSRRRKQEHMSDLASQVGQLRDEHSTLLKRLGAMNQKVSTAVVDNRVLKAELETMRTKVKMAEDTVKRMTGINPMVLATPYSVRFDRTLMDSSQPNLNQPDMIPNQGSDNESFASNTVVTLETSCIAFETLPHWDLEAGENKPQE, translated from the exons ATGAAGTCTGGTTTCTCCGCCGATGATTCCACCGATTCTTTCTGCCCACCACCACAACCATCACCACCACCGTCTCCGCCTCAAGCTCAGGGAGAAGGCTTGACCAGAAGTCAGTCGGAGTGGGCCTTCCAGATGCTTCTGGAAGAGATATCAGGGAGTTCCATCTCCTCTACTGACAACGCAACCGGACGCTCTTCTCCGCATGTCCAGTCTGAGTCGTCCGTTTCAAAACCAGAAGAACCTTCTTCTGACGACGTCGTCGAGATACAAAAGCCGCCGCACAATGGGAGTCGGAACCGTACTCCTTCTTCGTCATCTGTTGACGAGATGGATCCTAAATTCCTCGAGAGCAAGCTTGAACTCGCCTGCGCTGCCGCCGTTGCGCTTCGT ATGGTGGGTACTGTGACGCCGGAATATTCGAGTGCATTGAAGCAGGTTTCTCCGGTTGGATCTCAAACTCAAG gTCCACAAATGTCGCCTGCTGTTTCATCCGTTAGTGATGCTCCCTCATTGGACACCCAGAAACAACAGGATATTCAGTCCAGGCTAGCTACCAGTGTTTCAGATGATTCTGATGACGACGATCCTGATGGAGAGACGGTCACAACAGTAAATGCTGATGATCCTACCGATGTAAAGCGTGCTAGGAG GATGCTTTCAAACCGAGAATCCGCTAGGCGCTCTAGAAGAAGGAAGCAAGAACATATGAGTGACCTTGCTTCACAG GTTGGTCAATTACGCGATGAGCATTCAACTTTGCTTAAGCGTCTTGGTGCCATGAATCAGAAGGTTAGCACCGCTGTTGTCGATAACAGAGTCTTAAAAGCTGAACTCGAGACAATGAGAACAAAG GTGAAGATGGCAGAAGACACTGTGAAAAGAATGACAGGAATCAACCCTATGGTCTTGGCAACGCCCTACAGCGTAAGATTCGATAGGACACTGATGGATTCTTCTCAGCCAAACTTGAATCAGCCCGATATGATTCCAAATCAAGGATCAGATAACGAGAGCTTTGCAAGCAACACGGTTGTTACTTTGGAAACCAGTTGCATTGCTTTTGAAACTCTGCCGCATTGGGATCTGGAAGCAGGGGAAAATAAACCGCAAGAGTGA
- the LOC108846384 gene encoding protease inhibitor HPI — protein MSSECPGKNSWPELMGTNGDYAASVIERENRRVDAIVILDGTPVTADFRCDRVRVRVDRNRIVVKVPTAG, from the exons ATGTCGTCCGAGTGTCCTG GGAAGAACTCGTGGCCAGAGCTTATGGGAACAAATGGAGATTATGCAGCGTCAGTGATAGAAAGAGAGAACAGGAGAGTGGATGCAATCGTAATTTTGGATGGAACTCCAGTGACTGCAGACTTCAGGTGCGACCGGGTCAGGGTTAGGGTTGATAGAAACCGTATCGTCGTCAAAGTCCCTACCGCCGGCTAG
- the LOC108848028 gene encoding uncharacterized protein LOC108848028, with amino-acid sequence MEISQRPVVFFLSLCLLLQTCLSIENFHQAFPIVEPDPNHTKLRLSREGLEAISRITTPIAAVAVIGPYRSGKSFLLNQLLSLSCYEGFGVGHMRDTKTKGIWVWGTPLELEIDGVKTSIIYLDTEGFESVGKSNVYDDRIFALATVMSSVLIYNLPETIREADISRLSFAVELAEEFYGRVKGQDVAFEPSKLLWLIQRDFLQGKSVKEMVDEALRHVPNEDGNKNIDQVNRIRDSLAIMGDNSTAFSLPQPHLMRTKLCDLKDEDLDSTYVARRDQLKKLVASILRPKIVQGKALNGKEFISFLEQILDALNKGEIPSTGSLVEVFNKDIVQRCVKQYHERMVKLRLPMSEESLQGAHEAAHDGALKAFDAQHFGRQHAKKSVDQLDDQMKEEYKNFVLANEYQSSKLCEALYTKCEDDMDHLQSLRLPSMAKFNAGFVYCNQSFEHQCVGPSKQNYELRLTKMMGKARSLFIKEYNNRLFNWLVAFALVMVIVGRFIIKFILLEMAAWILFIFLETYTRMFWTAESLYYNPVWHFIVGTWETVVYSPVLDLDRWAIPIVCIIALGVLYWRCYGKRKHGSGWLLPMYNSQKNGRNRERSE; translated from the exons atggaaatatctcAACGGCCCGTTGTTTTCTTCTTGTCTCTCTGCCTCTTGCTTCAAACGTGTCTCTCAATTGAGAATTTTCACCAAGC GTTTCCTATAGTGGAACCTGATCCGAATCATACAAAGCTTCGTCTTAGCAGAGAAGGTTTGGAAGCTATTAGCAGAATAACTACTCCTATTGCTGCTGTCGCC GTGATTGGTCCGTATCGGTCTGGAAAGTCTTTTCTACTCAATCAGCTTCTTTCCCTTTCCTGTTATGAAG GGTTTGGTGTTGGACACATGCGTGATACCAAAACAAAAG GGATTTGGGTATGGGGGACGCCACTAGAGCTAGAGATTGATGGAGTAAAAACTTCCATTATCTACCTCGACACTGAAGGATTCGAAAGTGTTGGAAAGTCTAATGTTTATGACGATCG aataTTTGCTCTGGCAACGGTTATGAGTTCTGTGCTTATCTATAATCTGCCTGAAACT ATCCGGGAAGCTGATATTTCTCGGCTCTCCTTTGCTGTTGAGTTAGCAGAAGAGTTTTATGGAAG AGTAAAG GGACAAGATGTTGCTTTCGAACCGTCAAAGCTTCTGTGGCTTATCCAGCGTGATTTTCTGC AAGGAAAATCTGTGAAGGAAATGGTGGATGAAGCTCTCAGACACGTCCCTAATGAAGATG GTAACAAAAATATTGATCAG GTTAACCGGATCCGGGACTCCTTGGCTATTATGGGTGACAACAGCACAGCCTTTAGCTTACCACAG cCCCATCTCATGAGGACAAAGCTGTGTGACCTAAAGGACGAGGACCTGGACTCTACCTATGTTGCAAGGCGTGATCAATTGAAAAAGCTCGTCGCTAGTATTCTGCGCCCAAAGATAGTACAAGGGAAAGCACTCAATGGAAAGGAATTTATCTCTTTCCTGGAACAG ATACTGGATGCTTTAAATAAAGGAGAGATCCCATCAACAGGGTCACTGGTTGAGGTTTTCAATAAAGATATCGTTCAGAGATGTGTGAAACAGTACCATGAGAGGATGGTGAAATTGCGGCTACCTATGTCTGAAGAATCTCTCCAAGGTGCCCATGAAGCGGCACATGATGGAGCTTTAAAAGCATTTGATGCTCAACATTTTGGAAGACAACATGCAAAGAAATCTGTTGATCAGTTGGATGATCAAATGAAGGAG GAATACAAGAATTTTGTTCTTGCAAATGAATATCAATCATCAAAGCTCTGTGAGGCGCTGTATACAAAATGTGAAGATGACATGGACCACTTGCAATCTCTCCGACTCCCTTCAATGGCTAAGTTCAATGCAGGTTTCGTTTACTGCAATCAAAGTTTTGAACACCAATGTGTTGGTCCTTCGAAACAGAACTATGAGCTAAGGCTAACTAAG ATGATGGGAAAGGCAAGGTCTTTGTTCATCAAAGAATACAATAACAGACTGTTCAACTGGCTGGTTGCGTTCGCACTTGTAATGGTGATTGTGGGACGGTTCattataaaattcattttactAGAAATGGCGGCATGGATACTCTTCATATTCTTGGAGACGTACACGAGGATGTTCTGGACAGCAGAGTCTCTTTATTACAACCCAGTGTGGCACTTCATCGTTGGGACGTGGGAGACTGTAGTGTATAGTCCCGTTCTCGACTTGGACAG ATGGGCGATTCCTATAGTCTGCATAATCGCATTGGGTGTGCTTTATTGGCGGTGTTATGGGAAGAGGAAACATGGGTCAGGTTGGCTACTTCCTATGTACAACAGCCAGAAGAATGGTCGGAACAGGGAGCGGTCAGAGTAA
- the LOC108845308 gene encoding uncharacterized protein LOC108845308, producing the protein MEKRSEVFGELMNPLSLLLKWYMLADLKNSRVKEHVSNAWGFADGRGNKSVSARIKACRKSLSALKKRANMNSRSRIEQAEIALERKQSAFMPSTATIQFLKRELMRAQKDEETYWWQKSKDKWLSGGDRNSRFFHNLVKASRQRNSIVKLVNSEGVEVFSEPAKGEVATEFYARLFQSSNPSPFTSWFSDMRPQVSPQMNEELTKPVFENEVKEAVFSIKPSKAPGPDGMSALFFQKFWHVIREQFVKEVQLFFETRLSHLLRKAEREGRVQGIMFGETGPSVNHMLFADDCLIACKANDVQSSALQEIFTQYADVTGQMVNLEKSSIIFGRGVLEENKTRMKQKLGIVAEGGEGKYLGLPEVLKSSKVQAFSYLKERMSKKISGWHAKTLSQGGKEVLLKVVAAALPIHAMSVYKIPKTVISSLHSIMASFWWSNVEYKRRIHWLSWDKFCLPKENGGMGFIDIQCFNQALLAQQAWRITQYDQSLLAQVLRGKYFPNKYLVNAQLGSKPSYAWRSLLYGRDLLITGLKHLVGDGSSLHVWSDAWLEDDAGCCKAPIRRNKCFDANLRVSDLIDYPKRRWDRQKLEELFIYADVNVLMMNQPAVNDRDSWAWRLNKSGAYSVSSGYKVAFSALHQELIKDQAELPSINPLKAEIWNLKAPSKIKVFMWKALAGALSVLDNLRHQGMKCDSVCQTCGMDGESITMCFSLALFQGKFGFSLASHICAADSMMNRFFKTRVIFS; encoded by the exons ATGGAGAAAAGATCGGAGGTGTTTGGAGAGCTGATGAATCCTTTGAGCCTTTTACTCAAATGGTACATGCTTGCAGACTTGAAGAACTCCAGAGTCAAG GAACATGTAAGTAATGCTTGGGGATTTGCTGATGGAAGGGGCAATAAGTCTGTCTCAGCCAGAATAAAAGCTTGCAGAAAGTCTTTGAGTGCTCTAAAGAAGAGAGCAAATATGAATTCCAGAAGTCGAATTGAGCAAGCGGAGATAGCGCTGGAGAGAAAACAATCTGCGTTCATGCCATCTACTGCTACAATTCAATTTCTGAAACGAGAACTTATGCGAGCTCAAAAGGATGAGGAGACTTATTGGTGGCAGAAAAGTAAGGATAAATGGCTTAGTGGAGGTGACCGTAACTCAAGATTCTTCCACAATTTAGTCAAGGCGTCAAGACAGAGAAATTCAATCGTCAAGCTTGTGAACTCTGAAGGAGTGGAAGTGTTCTCTGAACCTGCTAAAGGAGAAGTGGCTACTGAATTTTATGCCAGATTATTTCAATCTTCGAATCCTTCTCCTTTTACCTCCTGGTTTAGTGATATGAGACCACAAGTATCGCCTCAAATGAATGAAGAATTAACGAAACCGGTGTTTGAGAATGAGGTTAAGGAAGCAGTGTTCTCCATTAAGCCATCTAAAGCACCAGGCCCTGATGGGATGTCAGCATtgttttttcagaaattttGGCACGTGATCAGAGAGCAGTTTGTGAAAGAGGTCCAGTTATTTTTTGAGACAA GGTTGTCTCATCTTTTGAGAAAAGCAGAACGAGAAGGCAGAGTTCAAGGGATCATGTTTGGGGAGACAGGGCCATCAGTTAATCATATGCTATTTGCAGATGACTGCTTGATCGCCTGTAAAGCAAATGATGTACAAAGCTCGGCATTGCAAGAAATCTTTACTCAATATGCTGATGTTACTGGCCAGATGGTAAATCTTGAGAAGTCATCTATTATTTTTGGCAGAGGAGTATTGGAAGAAAACAAAACCCGAATGAAACAGAAGTTGGGAATTGTAGCAGAAGGGGGTGAAGGTAAATATTTGGGTTTACCTGAGGTGTTAAAGAGTTCCAAAGTCCAAGCTTTCTCTTATCTAAAGGAGCGCATGTCAAAGAAAATCTCAGGATGGCATGCGAAAACACTTTCACAAGGTGGAAAAGAGGTTTTGCTCAAGGTTGTTGCCGCTGCTTTACCTATTCATGCTATGTCTGTCTATAAAATTCCTAAGACAGTCATCTCTAGTCTACATAGCATAATGGCAAGCTTTTGGTGGAGTAATGTGGAGTATAAAAGGAGAATCCATTGGCTAAGTTGGGATAAATTCTGTCTCCCGAAAGAAAATGGTGGAATGGGATTCATAGACATACAGTGTTTTAACCAAGCCTTACTAGCACAACAAGCTTGGAGAATCACCCAGTACGATCAGAGTCTTCTTGCTCAGGTCCTACGAGGAAAGTATTTTCCAAACAAATATTTGGTTAATGCACAGCTGGGAAGTAAGCCATCGTATGCCTGGAGGAGTTTACTATATGGTAGAGATTTGTTGATCACAGGTCTTAAACATTTAGTAGGGGATGGAAGCAGCCTTCATGTTTGGTCAGATGCCTGGTTGGAAGATGATGCAGGGTGTTGCAAAGCTCCGATACGCAGGAATAAATGCTTTGATGCCAACCTTCGTGTCTCGGATCTTATTGATTACCCCAAACGCAGATGGGATCGTCAGAAGTTGGAAGAGCTTTTCATATATGCGGATGTTAATGTGTTGATGATGAACCAACCGGCAGTCAATGACAGAGACTCTTGGGCTTGGAGACTTAACAAAAGTGGAGCCTACTCTGTCAGTTCTGGTTATAAAGTAGCATTTTCGGCTTTACACCAAGAACTGATTAAGGACCAAGCTGAGCTACCGTCCATTAACCCTCTCAAAGCAGAGATTTGGAATTTAAAGGCCCCATCAAAGATAAAGGTATTTATGTGGAAGGCATTGGCTGGTGCATTATCAGTCTTAGATAATCTTCGGCATCAAGGAATGAAATGTGACTCAGTCTGTCAGACTTGTGGAATGGATGGAGAGTCTATAACCATGTGCTTTTCTCTTGCACTCTTCCAAGGCAAGTTTGGGTTCTCTCTGGCTTCCCACATCTGTGCGGCGGATTCCATGATGAATCGATTTTTCAAAACACGAGTTATCTTCTCATAA
- the LOC108845309 gene encoding uncharacterized protein LOC108845309 gives MSHALDKEMMALSLKEEDEPFMMPDLPQFRSTERNARSIIGRILNPDCQKMSALIHDIPRKWQKQGRVRGVALSKECFQFIFDHEHDLIDVLEKGVHTFNDWALAIDRWVEYPPEDYLQYINIWVQIRNIPVNHYTVEAITVLAEILGEVKVVAFDPDKPQVQDFVRVQVRFHVSKPLRKSKVIDLKEGGSTVIKFNYERVQKRCYECQRLNHERDVCPLLIKQRKEATAERRQRVLQEKMRSEKFLQPDDPLFGVLSEDQVGISAITGRRKISQEVLDEMRRYLLMATDGDRLVRVERVRSSIAEAEKDPKIRKTILRLEAEPVVTKQLDKGKGRVFDFDLNSPVDANAKERSEGRKLMAASMKAYKCEQPSLVSQEIQLRTSQVTKDLVLPRGSVPYSVQDKEDGIAERRSGSVPLAINSTEYDTGYLVTKPSGVVKKTSHPRRRPYIKKRKEQKGAPSNILQDLYGKEGADTKIEVKRKGATEEEEEQHVAQRKEPRVIPTEGSPQSR, from the coding sequence ATGTCGCACGCTTTGGATAAGGAGATGATGGCGTTATCACTAAAGGAGGAAGATGAACCGTTCATGATGCCTGATTTGCCTCAATTCAGGTCCACAGAAAGAAATGCCAGAAGTATTATTGGGAGAATTCTCAACCCGGATTGTCAGAAGATGTCGGCGCTCATACATGACATTCCCCGAAAGTGGCAAAAGCAAGGACGAGTAAGAGGGGTGGCGTTATCAAAAGAGTGTTTCCAGTTCATCTTTGATCATGAACATGACCTCATCGATGTTCTGGAGAAAGGAGTACATACCTTTAATGACTGGGCGCTAGCAATCGATCGATGGGTGGAGTACCCACCGGAAGACTACCTTCAATACATCAATATCTGGGTTCAAATCAGGAATATCCCAGTGAATCACTACACTGTGGAAGCTATCACGGTCCTGGCGGAAATCTTAGGCGAAGTAAAAGTTGTTGCTTTTGATCCTGATAAACCCCAAGTTCAGGACTTTGTCAGAGTTCAGGTGAGATTTCATGTCTCAAAACCGTTGAGGAAGTCCAAGGTTATTGATCTCAAAGAAGGTGGCTCGACGGTGATCAAATTCAACTATGAAAGAGTGCAGAAACGATGTTATGAGTGCCAGAGACTCAATCACGAAAGAGATGTTTGTCCGTTGCTGATAAAGCAGAGGAAGGAGGCAACGGCTGAAAGAAGACAGAGAGTTCTTCAAGAAAAAATGAGGAGCGAGAAGTTTTTACAACCTGATGACCCTCTGTTTGGGGTCTTAAGTGAAGACCAAGTAGGGATATCTGCCATAACAGGGAGAAGGAAAATTTCTCAAGAAGTGTTAGATGAGATGAGAAGATACCTGCTCATGGCAACTGATGGAGATAGACTCGTGCGAGTGGAAAGAGTTCGATCGTCAATAGCGGAAGCTGAGAAGGACCCAAAGATCAGAAAAACCATTTTGAGGTTGGAAGCAGAACCGGTGGTCACAAAGCAGTTGGACAAAGGGAAGGGCAGGGTATTTGATTTCGATCTTAACTCTCCTGTGGATGCTAATGCAAAGGAAAGAAGTGAAGGTAGAAAGCTTATGGCGGCATCAATGAAAGCATATAAATGTGAGCAACCTTCCCTTGTTTCTCAAGAAATCCAACTAAGGACAAGTCAAGTAACTAAAGACCTAGTACTTCCAAGAGGCTCGGTACCATACTCTGTTCAAGACAAAGAAGATGGTATAGCGGAGAGGAGGAGTGGATCGGTGCCTTTGGCAATCAACTCTACGGAATATGACACTGGTTACCTAGTAACTAAGCCATCCGGTGTTGTAAAGAAAACATCTCACCCTCGACGCAGACCCTATATTAAAAAGCGTAAGGAACAGAAAGGAGCTCCATCTAATATCTTACAAGACCTCTATGGTAAAGAAGGAGCTGACACAAAGATAGAAGTTAAAAGAAAAGGGGctacggaggaggaggaagaacaACATGTTGCTCAACGCAAAGAGCCAAGGGTGATCCCGACTGAGGGATCGCCGCAATCAAGATGA
- the LOC108844269 gene encoding probable histone H2A variant 2, with product MAGKGGKGLITTKTTTSAAANKDKKKSISRSSRAGIQFPVGRIHRQLKARVSAHGRVGATAAVYAASILEYLTAEVLELAGNASKDLKVKRITPRHLQLAIRGDEELDTLIKGTIAGGGVIPHIHKSLINKTTNE from the exons ATGGCAGGTAAAGGCGGCAAGGGGCTTATCACTACAAAGACAACTACGTCTGCTGCTGCtaacaaagacaagaagaaaTCCATCTCTCGCTCTTCTCGTGCCGGTATTCAg TTTCCAGTGGGTCGTATCCATCGTCAACTCAAGGCACGTGTTTCAGCACACGGGAGAGTTGGCGCCACCGCTGCAGTCTACGCGGCATCGATTCTCGAGTACTTGACTGCGGAAGTTCTCGAGTTAGCTGGGAACGCGAGCAAAGATCTGAAGGTGAAGAGGATCACTCCGAGGCATCTGCAGCTTGCGATCAGAGGAGACGAGGAGCTCGACACTCTCATCAAAGGAACAATCGCTGGAGGTGGTGTCATCCCCCACATCCACAAGTCTCTCATCAACAAAACCACTAATGAGTGA